The genomic stretch CCGGTCGAAGTGACGGCAATGCGCGACGGCAAGGTGTCCAAGTACGACATTACTCCGGTGCTGGGCTCCGATGGCGAAGGGCACGAGAAGTACCTGGTCGGGATTACGGTTGGCGTTCGTCAGGCGGTGGACAAGCTTCCCTTCCCGAAGGCGCTGAGCCGCTCGGTTGAGCAGAACAAGAAATACGCGATGCTGCTGATCGAGCTGGTTGAGAAGATGGTGCAGAAGAAGGTCTCGGTCAAGATGATGAGCGGACCGATCGACATCGCTCGCGTCTCCGGCGAGGCCGCAAGAGAGCCGGGATGGACTCCGTTGCTTCTGCTGATGGCCGGCATCAGTCTCAATTTGGGAATCTTCAATCTCTTTCCAATTCCCATTTTGGATGGCGGGGTGATCCTGCTGCTATTCATCGAGGGCATTATTCGACGAGACATCAGCATTCAGATCAAAGAGCGCATCTATCAGGCTGCATTTGTCTTCCTGGTGCTGTTCGCCGCGATGGTGATCTTCAACGACATCACCAAGCTGCCGGGATTCTCGAATCTGCTCCGGTGAAGGTCGGTCCGCTTAGCAGAGGACGACGCGTGCAGAAATTCCCAATTTAGACCGCGAGCCGAACCTGTGCAGTATTGGCGCGTATCCAGCTTGCGACCGGCGTGCGCAGGGCGAAGTGCATGCGTACATCTTCGGCATCGAGCTCGCGCCAGTGTCCATCTTTGTTACGGAACTGAACCTGGCCATCGAGGATTCGGTATTCGTTATAAGTACCCGGAAATTCCAGGCGGAATGAAGGTAAGTAGTGCTCCATGGCTATTTCAGGGATAGATGCCAACTTGTGCCAATCCGGAACTGCTGCCGAAAATTCTTATCGAATTTTTCCCACGAAGATGAAGTATGAACCCGGCCAGAGCGGGGCGGGAATCGATCCTCTGGCTCGCGCCGTAATCACTACGTTGTAGGCGCCTTCCGTAATGAGTGTCTCTAACGGAAGCGCCTGCGCTTGCGGTTCTACTAAAGCCAGGTATTTCAGAAAACCGAGCACATCGCGGGTGCCTGAATATCCGGGAGCAGCAAAGCTGATTTCGGTGTCTCCTCCGCCGAAGTGCCAGGCCAGCGAGGCAGTAAGCTTTACTGCGGCTTCGTACTCTTCGTCACTCACGTCGGCCGGTCCGGGATTGTCGAAGATGATCTTCAGCTTGCGTTCATCCTCGCGGGTGAACTCACGAACCATCACGGTGTGCGAGCGAGCTGTGGCCTTCCAGTCGATGTGACGCGCTGCATCTCCGGGAACAAACTCACGGATCCGATATAGATCGTTGCTCCTGCCGGCCACGAAGATCTCGAACTCACCGCGAAGCGCCGGCAAAATCGTGAGTGTCTGCTCGCGCGCTTCTACTTCGGGCAGCACCACCAGCTCACGCTCAAAGGGCATGAGACGCGTCTTGATGATGAACGAGAATGGAAACCGTGTAGCTAAACCCAACGCATTCTGGACGTAGCTGCCACGGCGTGGAAATGTAAGCTCCACGGTTGCGGACTCGGCATGACGGCTGGGGAGATAAGGAAAGTAGACGGTGCCGCTGAAGATCGACGGCTTGAGTTTTTCTGGCGCGAGTTTTCTGAGCTGGTAGTCCGGAATTCGGAACCATTGGCGATTGCCGGAACGAAACGGCGGGAACCCAATTTCCGTGCGCTGCCAGCGCCAGCGATGCCGTTTATCGGGAATCTCTGGAACTACGCTGATCGAAAATGACGGCAGCCAGCCGTCGTTGCGTACGCTGACTGAACCAAGGAAAGCTTTATTGGCAAACACATGCTCGGGGAGCGTGAGCTTCAGATTCAGTCGGAACAGAACAAGACTTGAAGCAATACCTGAAACTAAAACCGCAGCCAACATGGCAGCGACCACTATGAACAAAAGATTGTTTCCGGTATTCAGGGCAGCGATGCCGATTACCAGAACGGCGACGAGATAGATGATTCCCTCGCGCGTGAGTTCATAGCGAACATTGAAGCGCATATGCTCGGCGGCAATGCGGCGCGTGAGGTACGGAATTGTTGCCAGACCAACAACGACCGCGGTGATCAGAGCCAGTGAAGCGGTGATCGCTGTCCCAAGAAGATTACCTTGATCGCGAAAGCTGGTAGAGAGCACCGCGAACGCGAAAGAGAACAATAACCCGAGCAGCGCGATGAGAAAGCGCACCCAGGCTTCTGCATCGACTTCGGCGAAGAACCGGTTGAATCTAGCGGGCACGCGCCGCTCTCTTTCGCTCGCGACGCCACAGGAAGAGCAACCCGATGATCGCCAGAATCGCGAAGACGAGCTGCAGATCGTCAAGCTCGCCCATGAACCACTCCCAGCGGCTGCCAAAGAAGTACCCCAGCGAAGCGACGACTGAAACCCAGAGCACCGCACCCAGAAAATTGAAGAGCACGAACTTTTTCCATGGCATCTTCAGTACACCGGCTAGGGGACCGGCGAGAATCCTGAGGCCGAAAACAAAGCGGGCGAAGAAGACGGTGAAGCTACCGTAGCGCAAAAAAAATCGCTCGCCGCGCGCGAGATGCTCTTCAGAGATACGAAAGATCCGCCGCTGGTGATCAAGCAGCGGACGACCGCCGCGACGTCCGATCCAATATCCAAGGTTGTCGCCCAAAGTGCAGGCGATCACTCCAACCACAATCACTCCCCAAAGGGTCAGCTTGTGTTCAGAAAAAGCCAGCGCTGCCGCAAACAGCAACGTCGTCTCGCCGGGTAAAGGGATGCCGGCGTTCTCCAGCAGGAGTACGAACGCGACCGTCCAGTAGCCATACTCAGCAAAATATTTACGCAGCAGATCGAGTAGGTGCATGCGTCCTGCCGAAGAATAGCAGAGGGGGAAGGAATCGGGTCATCGGGTCATCCGGTCATCGGGTCATCGGGTGAAGTGAACAGCAACGCCGTTTCCCTTCTTGTTCGCTGTGCTGAAAAAGCCGAGGCGATGCATCCTACATTAGCTTTCAGATCACCCGATGACCTGATGACCCGATTCCCAAATACTTCAGCACGATCCGGCTGAACTCTTCCGGGTTCTCCTCATAGGGTAGATGGCCTATTCCGGGCATCACGACCATCTTCGCTCCCAGGGCTTGCTGAAGTTGATGTCCGGACTCGAGTTCGACTACAGGGTCGTGATCTCCCCAGATGAGCAATGTCGGTATGTTGCGGAGTTCTGAGAGTTTTGGTCGGAGCGCTTCGACTTCGGTGATGAAGGTCTGCAGACTCGATCGAATGTGACCGGTTATTCCGCGTTCGCGCAGCGGCTGTCTGTAACCAGCGCCGATGCCTAGTGCAAGGATGCTGCTCTCGCCGCACATGCGTTTAATGGCATATTCCCATATTGGGACCGGAGCAAATGGAGCAAGGCGAATGAATATGCCGCCTGGTCGGCTGAGATAGAAGTTCACCACGCGGTGGTAGCCGCGAGCAAACGGATTTGCGGGCGAAACCAGAATCAACCGGCGGATGCGGTGTGCAGCCGTCGCGGCAAGTTCCATCGCGACGGCTCCGCCGTGGGAACTACCTAAGAGATCAGCCGACTCAATACCCTCGCGAGCGAATAGTTGGAGGATTCGAGTTGCTGTCGGTCGCAATGAAGCGTCGGCCCCGGCCACGCGCAGATCCGGAATAAACAGGCGAAAGTCGCGCGAGAGATCTGGGGAGACCAGTCGGAAAGAAAAGGACGAAGCCACAATGCCGTGCAAGAGTACGAGAGGAGCGCCAGTTCCCTGCGCCAGATAACGCAATTTTCCACCGGAGACATCAGCCCAACGCTCCTCCGCTTCAGGAGATGCCGTGTCTGATGCATCGCGAGCTGACGACGATTGTGTTCTGTTTGCAGGCACAACTCAATTTTATTGAAAGAACCAGGTGCAACGGGCTGAGCGAGTCCAGACGAGAATGGGCTCCTGATGCGACGATCAGGAGCCCATTCCGCTCTACAGATCCTGCTCTACAGATCCTATTAATCAATTAACTCCTGAATGCGGATCATCGGGTTGCGTCATCTGCCGCCCGGATGGCTCGACGGTGCCGGTGGATCGTCTCCCTGCTGTTGGAACACCTGCGGCGCCTTAAGAACGTCGTTCGCAAAGAAGAACTTCCCGTCAGCCGGCACCATCATCACTTGAATTTTGTCGGAAAGCTTCTCCGCGACAATTTTGTTGATCAGCAGCGGATTCTGCTTCAGGGCCATCGCCTCGCCCTGCAGGCGCTCCTTATCCGCAGCCGCAACCACGCGAATACGATTCGCTTCGGCCGACGCCAGCAACTGTTGCCGTTCCTGCTCCGCCTTACTGTCGATGACCTTCGCTTGCGCTTCAGCCTCTGCATTCTGAATCGTCGCCTGCTTGCGTGCTTCGGCTTCGAGCTTGGTCTGCTCGATCTGCTTTTGCTTCAGCGGCAGCGTGTACTGCATAGCGTCGGACTCTGCTTTCGCCTGCAGTACTCTGACCTGCGCTCCGGCTTCCGCCTGCTTTACTGTCCGAACCTTCTGAGCCTCAGCCTGATATTGCGCAATCTGTACCTGCTTCTTCTCGATCTCGGTCTGCACTGTGAGCCCTTCGTCTTCCTGCTCTTTCTCGATTAGACCTTCGAGTCCGCGCGCATAGTCGGTTGGCAAAACGATGTCACGAAGCATCACTTCTTCGACCGTGATGCCGTCGCGCTTGAGCTTCTGCGCGATCTGCTCTGCTGCAGCTTTGCGAATCTCTTCCCGCTTGCGTGCAAAGACATCGCGAATCGTGTAGTTGGGCACGATCTCGCGGAAAACCGTCGCCACGACGGGAGGCACGACTTCAGTATCTATGTCCGACGGGAGATTGTTGTGGATATAAGCCAGGCGATTGGGATCGAGCTTATAGCGGACTGTAATCGCGAGCCCAATCGTCAGGCCTTCCGTCGCCGTCACATTTAACGTCTCGTGGCGCTTGGCCTTCTCGCCTTCGAGGCTCTGATCAACGTTGCCGGTCGTGAGCATGTGCGTCCGCGTGTCATAGATCGCCAGAGTTTCAAAAGGGGATTTGAAGTGGATTCCAGGATAAAGCGTGGTCGGCTCAGTTCCGGAAATCTGGCTGACAAGAATTGCCGCGTGTCCCGCCGGAACAATGTCGAAGGTAGTGGCCAGCAGCAGGAGCACGAGACCGGCTCCGCTGATGTATCCCGCCAGGCGGACGCGCAGCTTGAGTTCAGGTTCGCTGAGTTTTTCTGTTCCACTCTCGGCAGCTTCGATTTGCCGACGAGCACGGATGTAGTTGTAAACGTCGAGGCCGAGAACGACAGCCGCTGCTACCAGCAGCGCGTCTCCGGCAGTAATGAGCAAGAACTTCAACAGCAACATTGGGATTCTCCTTCAAAACTCTCAACCGAACCGGCGGCGAGATACCGGGTCCCCAGCAAACGCCGGCTTGCGATTGCTGCGGTGCTGGTAGCCGGTGGGTCCGAGCTGGCCGCATGGCCAGCTCCGAGTGCCGCGAGACCGCAAGCACTCTGGAAAAGCGCAGCCGCAGGTGCGCGGCTGCCCCACCGGCTACCGCCGGCGGTTCTGTAGCGGCGTCACACCCTTTGCAGCCGCGGACGTTGTCCGGCCAGCAACCTCGTGCTGGCTTGCGGCTGCGCCGCAACCCGCGCTGCCTCGGCGCGTTTCACGCCTGCATCCATCGCGCGGATGGTCCACGTGATTAGCGCCTCTCCGATAAAAAGTGCGATCAGCACCGATCCGGTAAATACGCCTGCGATTGCCATCATTCCTGTGAGTTCCATTGCCTTGTCCTCCGATCCGCTGAAGTCGCCATCCATCACCTAGGTACTGCTCCCGCCGCTACCGCAGCGGGTTCTGTTACTGCTGTGCCGGCTCTCCGCTCATTGCCGCTATGGTTGAACTTGCGTTGCTCTCAACGGCGCTTGTCGCCGAAGCAGTCACGACATTTTCTGTCGTCATCTCGGTTGGCGCCGAGCCGAAGATCGATTCCGTTTCGGGATCAGCCGCCGCGCGAATCTCGACCTGATCGCCCACCTGTACATCTGCAAAGAGCTCTTCGAGATCTTTGCGGTGCATGCGAATGCATCCGTGCGAAGCTGCTTTACCGATCGAGTTCTCGACGTTAGTTCCGTGAATTCCATATCCCTTCGTGCTCAGACCAATCCAGCGCGTCCCCAGCGGATTGTTCGCGCCCGCGGGAATCACCTTGCCGGGGTGGTAGTAAGTTGGGGACACCAGGCGGTTTTTCACTTCAAAGGTTCCGAATGGGCTGGGGCTGTTCGCCGCCCCTACTGCTACGGGATAAACTTTTTTCACCTGTCCGTTTTCAATCAGAGCCAGCTTGCGATGAGGAATGCTGACCACGATGCGGCGTCGATGCTCCGGGCGCACCGGGGACGCCGATACGCTTTGAGCAGCTGCGTGTCGTCCGGCCATCGCAGCAAGAACAAAGGTGACCAAAACTCGTGCTATTGGCCTTTCTGCCGCGTGAAGTCGTTTTCTCTGTGCCTGCACCGTTTTTCTCCTTGCTTTACACTGGAAGAAGTTGCAGGTCAGCGGCCGCGAGACCCGGCCTTAATAATCAACGACTTAGAGCGTTCGAAGGCTTGAGTCGTGGAGCAATGGGGACACTAGGCGTGTCTGTCAAGACACAGAGGCGGCTTGCAGAAGCACGTTACGAACCCAGTAGCCAACGACAACGCACGTTGCGCGATACGGTAGTAGGAAGCTAATCCTTGGAGGTGGTCATGCCAGTCAGTCAGACTTTTAAGAAACGGGAACGAGAGCGCGCGCGCCGCGAACGTCAGGCGGAAAAAGCCAGAAAGAAGGCGGAGCGCAAGCTTGAACCGAAGCCCTCTACCGACGGCATAACGACAGGATCGAGTGCTGCCGAACTATTCGATGAGAACGGTGAACCCCGCCAACTGGATTTCCACGATTTCTAACCTACTTACGCTCGGCAACGAAGTTAGCAGCGAAAGTTAGGTCTCTCTCCGTTGCGCATAGGAGAGGCCAAACGAAAATGATCCAGTCCAGACGCGGCATACCGCGTCTGGACCGACCAGGCAGAGCGGCATATTTCTGATTCAGCTTCGTTTGATAATGAAGACTGTTTTGTCGTCGATGCGATCCTCTTCTCCGATTTGCCGGAGATGGTCATCGTCTCTGGTTGCGTGCGCTAGCAAAGCATTGCAGATGTCTCTCGCCGATTCCCAATAATGATCACGCATGACTGACTCGAGGTGCCGGAGCTCTTCTTCTTCGTTCCCGTCGTAAACACCATCCGTGTACAGAAACAGGATGTCTCCTGGACTCATGAGCGTGATCTCAGCCACGTCGGATGAACTCGCTCCTCTGGGCCGGATCTGCATCGAAAAATACCGGTTGCGATCGGGATGGTCCTCCGGGATCTGCAGACCTAATGGAAGAAATTGCAGCATTCGGTCCTTAGGGATTTCTACGAACCTGCGGAATTCGGCGGAGAAGACGAGCGGCGGTGGGTGTCCGAAATTCACGAATCGGAAATACCCATATGGATGCACTTCTCCGTACAACATAGTCGCGATCTCGCGCGCGTAGTCCTTCTCGGTTCTGCCAAGCGCATTTCGAGCCGTGACCGAGTGCGCGAGCCGCAGGTTGATATTTTCAAACAGCGCCGGAGTGGTTTTTCCGTGTTGATCGAGTTCAGCGAGCATGAACGCATGAAACGTGTCGTGAACGGTCGAAGCAATTTTGGCGGAAATCAGCCCGTGGCCCTGCGCATCGACCAGTAGAACGCCAGCCATGTTGTAGAGCTCGCGCAGATTTTCAGAAATCCTGATTTCTTCAGAGCTGCGGGCGCGCCGGTACTCGATTTCCATTTCGGGCTTATAATCCGACCGCGACTTCAACCATTGCACGTGGTCGTCCACTGAATTGCGGCACATTGTTCCGGGTGGAAGCGGCTCAAGAAATTCATTGGCGCGCTTCTGCGCCTGCTGAATTCGCGTGTCGAGATCGTATCGCTGCTGGAAATTTATATATTCAAATAGATCGCCGCCGACTGTCCCCACTGGAACGGAATTCCCATACATCTCGATTCCCAGGAGATGCGGAATTGCTCCCTCAACCGGCATGAGCCGCTTGCGCAGATATTCATCGATGCCTTCATCGGCGTAGGGTCCGGCCATGACAAGACTCTGCACTGTAGAACGTGATCAGCGCAAGTTGTGGAGAATCCTGATACCTGCATTTCGAGAAGTAGAACCAGCCTTGCAGCCTCAGCAGATCAAGGTGACTCTGTTCCTATACATCGGCCCTGGCGTGAATCGGAACGGGACTGGAGGATCGGTATTTAGCGCTGCGCTGGCTCATGTGTGGGAAAGACGTTGATGTCGATGGGCGCGGCTGCTGCCTGCTTCCAGACATTGGTTGACATTGGATATTTTATCCATACAATGTTGCCCACGTTGACAATGACCATGCAGTGAGCTTTGAACGAGACGGCCCGGACTCCGACCTAATCCTTGCGTTGCTACCGCTGCTGCACGCTGCTGCATTCGTCCTGCTTCCCTGCTCGTCCAATTTGAATCGAGAGCCTGATGAACAATTCGCGTTGGAGAAAAGCAATTTGGTGTTCCTTTTTTCTGATTAGTGCATTTGCAGCGCTGAGCTACGTCGCTGCTCAACAGCGCACGCCGCCCCCACCCACTCCTGGACCGATGTTGAGCGACGGGACGATGAGCTTGCAGACTCCCGAGCTCGAATTGAGCCTGGTGCGCTCGTCGCAAACCGTAGCTGCTCTGCATCCGACGCAGGACAAGAGCTTTGATTTCACTCCTGGTGACCTGCTGGTTCAGCGTTCGCACGACGGCTACTACCATTTGGGCGACATTGATCTGCGCTTGCGCGAGGGCACCTCCGGTGAATGGAAAAGCTACTCGACCGCTCTCGCGCGGGCGCCGGTCACTGCGCTTCCCGCTTCGGGAAATGTTCTGGCGGCCGCCGACCTTTCTCCAACTTTGCCGGCGGATATTCCTCTCGAGATCACGCGAAGCTGGCAGGTCGAAGATGGGAAGCTGGTTCTGCGGTTTGCTTTGAAAAATAAGTCTTCGCAGCCTGTTCAGATCGGATCGCTAGGCATTCCGATGGTGTTCGATAACGTACTGAATAACCGAACCCTCGAGCAGGCACACGCCATCTGCTCCTTCTACGACCCGTACGTTGGAATGGACGCCGGATATCTACAGGTCACGCGCCTGAATGGCCATGGGCCAGCCCTTCTCGTGATTCCTGACGGCCAAACACCGTTTGAAGCCTATAGTCCCATTTTGGGACCGCATAGAACTCGGGGATCGAGTGAGCCGCCGGCTCCCCAGATTTTTACTGATCCCACTCCGCGCGGAATGACCTTCGAGGGCTTCTATGACTGGATGGTTCACACCGTTGCTTTTGCCGAGAATGAATGGAAAAAAGCGCAGCAGTGGAATCCGCCTACAGAGTTGACGCTCGCACCAGGAGAATCGAAGACCTACGGTCTTAAATTCTTAGTGTCCGACTCCATTCGTGACATGGAATCCACGCTAGCGGCCAATGGTCGGCCGGTCGCGGTGGGAATTCCAGGATATGTGGTACCCACCGACCTCGATGTCCGGCTGTTCCTCAAATACGGCCAGCCCGTGCGTTCTATTTCGGTCGAGCCTGCTGGAGCACTGACCTGGCACAACGATGCTCCGGCAAACAATGGATGGAAGGCGTACACGCTGAGAGGACACACGTGGGGCCGGGCGCGGCTGGTCGTAACGTACGAAGATGGCCTCGTTCAGGCGATTCATTATGACGTCATCAAGCCTGAGCGTGAGGCGGTCGCGGACCTGGGTCGCTTCCTCACTACCAGGCAATGGTTTGACGCTCCGAATGATCCCTTTCATCGCGCTCCGTCGGCCATCAGTTACGATCGCGAGGCCAATCAAATCGTCAAGCAAGACAGCCGCGTGTGGATCGCGGGCTTGAGTGATGAAGCCGGCGCGGGTTCGTGGCTCGCGCTGGTGATGAAGGAATTTGGCCAGCCGGACAAGCAGGAGCTTGCGAAAGTTCAGCAGTTCGTCGACGGCGTGCTCTGGGGACATCTGCAATACAGCGACGGCGAGAAACAGTACGGAGTACGCAAAAGCCTCTTCTACTACCAGCCTGACGAACTCCCGCCAAGCTACTACCGCGACGATCTGAACTGGCACGGTTGGACGAGCTGGAGCAAGAAAGCTTCCGAGCAGGTGGATCGTTCGTTCGATTACCCGCACGTAGCGGCGGCGTATTGGGTCATGTATCGGCTGGCTCGCGATCGCCAGGGCTTAGTCACTAACCATGACTGGCGCTGGTATCTGTCGCACGCCTATGAGACCTCCATGGCGATGACGAAATTTGCCGCCGGCTATGCCCGGTTTGGGCAGATGGAGGGCGACATCTTCGTGAAGATTCTCGACGATCTTCGCCGCGAAGGTATGACGACGGAGGCTCAGAGTCTCGAAGCGAAGATGCGCGAACGCGCTGATCGCTGGAAGCAGGAGCCGTATCCGTTTGGCAGCGAGATGCCGTGGGATTCAACCGGCCAGGAAGAGGTCGATGCCTGGACTAAATTCTTTGGCTTCGAGGAAAAAGCGGAAGTCACGCTCGATGCCATTTTGGGATACATGCCCACTCTACCCCATTGGGGATACAACGGCAGCGCACGCCGTTTCTGGGATTTCCTCTATGCAGGAAAGTATCCACGCTTAGAGCGGCAGCTTCATCATTATGGCTCCGGACTCAATGCCATTCCTGTGCTCGCAGCCTATCGCGAGCATCCCGATGACTTTTATCTGCTGCGCGTCGGATACGGAGGCACGATGGGCGCTCTCACCAACATCGATCAGGACGGCTTTGCGTCGTGCGCATTTCATGCATTCCCGGACATGCTCAAGTTTGATCCCTATTCGGGAGACTACGGTCCGAACTTCTTTGGTCACGCGCTGAACACGGCGACTTATATCGTCGATCATCCCGATTTTGGCTGGGTAGCATTCGGGGCAAACTTAACAGCCCAGAATGGGATTGTAAAAGCCAAGCCGCTCGATTCATTCCGCAACCGGATCTATCTCGCGCCAGTCGGACTGTGGTTGACGTTGGATTCGGGAGAGTTCTCCGAGGTGGAATTCGATTGGCGCACCCACAAAGTCCGAGTTGGCCTGGCTCCTCGCAGCGACGGGACAGCAAAGGCGCTGCTGCGCATCGACCAACCCGCCAAGCCGGACTCAGCCAAGGAATACCAACTCGCAAAGTCGTTCCCCAGTGAGCGCGGCGCATACGCAGTTCCGCTTGGAGCCTCGATTACGTGGGTAGAGCTGCGAGAGAAATGAGCAAACCGCGGCAACACTAAACTGAAGTTGGGCCGGTTGATTCGCGAACCACCAGCT from Terriglobales bacterium encodes the following:
- a CDS encoding DedA family protein, which encodes MHLLDLLRKYFAEYGYWTVAFVLLLENAGIPLPGETTLLFAAALAFSEHKLTLWGVIVVGVIACTLGDNLGYWIGRRGGRPLLDHQRRIFRISEEHLARGERFFLRYGSFTVFFARFVFGLRILAGPLAGVLKMPWKKFVLFNFLGAVLWVSVVASLGYFFGSRWEWFMGELDDLQLVFAILAIIGLLFLWRRERKRAARAR
- a CDS encoding alpha/beta hydrolase, whose amino-acid sequence is MPANRTQSSSARDASDTASPEAEERWADVSGGKLRYLAQGTGAPLVLLHGIVASSFSFRLVSPDLSRDFRLFIPDLRVAGADASLRPTATRILQLFAREGIESADLLGSSHGGAVAMELAATAAHRIRRLILVSPANPFARGYHRVVNFYLSRPGGIFIRLAPFAPVPIWEYAIKRMCGESSILALGIGAGYRQPLRERGITGHIRSSLQTFITEVEALRPKLSELRNIPTLLIWGDHDPVVELESGHQLQQALGAKMVVMPGIGHLPYEENPEEFSRIVLKYLGIGSSGHRVI
- a CDS encoding DUF5695 domain-containing protein, with protein sequence MSLQTPELELSLVRSSQTVAALHPTQDKSFDFTPGDLLVQRSHDGYYHLGDIDLRLREGTSGEWKSYSTALARAPVTALPASGNVLAAADLSPTLPADIPLEITRSWQVEDGKLVLRFALKNKSSQPVQIGSLGIPMVFDNVLNNRTLEQAHAICSFYDPYVGMDAGYLQVTRLNGHGPALLVIPDGQTPFEAYSPILGPHRTRGSSEPPAPQIFTDPTPRGMTFEGFYDWMVHTVAFAENEWKKAQQWNPPTELTLAPGESKTYGLKFLVSDSIRDMESTLAANGRPVAVGIPGYVVPTDLDVRLFLKYGQPVRSISVEPAGALTWHNDAPANNGWKAYTLRGHTWGRARLVVTYEDGLVQAIHYDVIKPEREAVADLGRFLTTRQWFDAPNDPFHRAPSAISYDREANQIVKQDSRVWIAGLSDEAGAGSWLALVMKEFGQPDKQELAKVQQFVDGVLWGHLQYSDGEKQYGVRKSLFYYQPDELPPSYYRDDLNWHGWTSWSKKASEQVDRSFDYPHVAAAYWVMYRLARDRQGLVTNHDWRWYLSHAYETSMAMTKFAAGYARFGQMEGDIFVKILDDLRREGMTTEAQSLEAKMRERADRWKQEPYPFGSEMPWDSTGQEEVDAWTKFFGFEEKAEVTLDAILGYMPTLPHWGYNGSARRFWDFLYAGKYPRLERQLHHYGSGLNAIPVLAAYREHPDDFYLLRVGYGGTMGALTNIDQDGFASCAFHAFPDMLKFDPYSGDYGPNFFGHALNTATYIVDHPDFGWVAFGANLTAQNGIVKAKPLDSFRNRIYLAPVGLWLTLDSGEFSEVEFDWRTHKVRVGLAPRSDGTAKALLRIDQPAKPDSAKEYQLAKSFPSERGAYAVPLGASITWVELREK
- a CDS encoding DUF58 domain-containing protein; the protein is MPARFNRFFAEVDAEAWVRFLIALLGLLFSFAFAVLSTSFRDQGNLLGTAITASLALITAVVVGLATIPYLTRRIAAEHMRFNVRYELTREGIIYLVAVLVIGIAALNTGNNLLFIVVAAMLAAVLVSGIASSLVLFRLNLKLTLPEHVFANKAFLGSVSVRNDGWLPSFSISVVPEIPDKRHRWRWQRTEIGFPPFRSGNRQWFRIPDYQLRKLAPEKLKPSIFSGTVYFPYLPSRHAESATVELTFPRRGSYVQNALGLATRFPFSFIIKTRLMPFERELVVLPEVEAREQTLTILPALRGEFEIFVAGRSNDLYRIREFVPGDAARHIDWKATARSHTVMVREFTREDERKLKIIFDNPGPADVSDEEYEAAVKLTASLAWHFGGGDTEISFAAPGYSGTRDVLGFLKYLALVEPQAQALPLETLITEGAYNVVITARARGSIPAPLWPGSYFIFVGKIR
- a CDS encoding PP2C family protein-serine/threonine phosphatase, whose translation is MAGPYADEGIDEYLRKRLMPVEGAIPHLLGIEMYGNSVPVGTVGGDLFEYINFQQRYDLDTRIQQAQKRANEFLEPLPPGTMCRNSVDDHVQWLKSRSDYKPEMEIEYRRARSSEEIRISENLRELYNMAGVLLVDAQGHGLISAKIASTVHDTFHAFMLAELDQHGKTTPALFENINLRLAHSVTARNALGRTEKDYAREIATMLYGEVHPYGYFRFVNFGHPPPLVFSAEFRRFVEIPKDRMLQFLPLGLQIPEDHPDRNRYFSMQIRPRGASSSDVAEITLMSPGDILFLYTDGVYDGNEEEELRHLESVMRDHYWESARDICNALLAHATRDDDHLRQIGEEDRIDDKTVFIIKRS
- a CDS encoding SPFH domain-containing protein, whose amino-acid sequence is MLLLKFLLITAGDALLVAAAVVLGLDVYNYIRARRQIEAAESGTEKLSEPELKLRVRLAGYISGAGLVLLLLATTFDIVPAGHAAILVSQISGTEPTTLYPGIHFKSPFETLAIYDTRTHMLTTGNVDQSLEGEKAKRHETLNVTATEGLTIGLAITVRYKLDPNRLAYIHNNLPSDIDTEVVPPVVATVFREIVPNYTIRDVFARKREEIRKAAAEQIAQKLKRDGITVEEVMLRDIVLPTDYARGLEGLIEKEQEDEGLTVQTEIEKKQVQIAQYQAEAQKVRTVKQAEAGAQVRVLQAKAESDAMQYTLPLKQKQIEQTKLEAEARKQATIQNAEAEAQAKVIDSKAEQERQQLLASAEANRIRVVAAADKERLQGEAMALKQNPLLINKIVAEKLSDKIQVMMVPADGKFFFANDVLKAPQVFQQQGDDPPAPSSHPGGR
- a CDS encoding L,D-transpeptidase family protein, producing the protein MVTFVLAAMAGRHAAAQSVSASPVRPEHRRRIVVSIPHRKLALIENGQVKKVYPVAVGAANSPSPFGTFEVKNRLVSPTYYHPGKVIPAGANNPLGTRWIGLSTKGYGIHGTNVENSIGKAASHGCIRMHRKDLEELFADVQVGDQVEIRAAADPETESIFGSAPTEMTTENVVTASATSAVESNASSTIAAMSGEPAQQ